Proteins found in one Geomonas subterranea genomic segment:
- a CDS encoding acyl-CoA dehydrogenase family protein, with translation MAARIFKGAEFLITETGKDEIFVPEDFTDEQRQIGATTEQFVANEVIPAREEIEHQNFEKVVQLLRRCGELGLLMIDVPEEYGGLELDKATSMLAAEKISGSGSFSVAYSAHSGIGTLPLVYYGTEDQKSRYLNKLTSGEWIAAYCLTEPDSGSDALGAKASAMLSADGSHYILNGTKQFTTNGSIADLYTVFAKVDKEHFTAFLVERTMEGVSVGPEEKKMGIKGSSTTQVILDNVKVPAANVLGEIGKGHKIAFNVLNIGRFKLGAAVTGSAKFALADGVKYAVLRKQFGRPIASFGAIQEKLADMAADIFASEALVYRLAGLIDDRLATIPKETANYYDAYQKGIEEYAMECAIAKVFCSEMLAFVADQVVQIHGGYGFIQEYPAERYYRDERINRIFEGTNEINRLLIPGTLLTRALKGEIPLQREAMKALDALTTPSFDEPDDTVPFAAEKALLSGLKQLFLVVAGSAAQKYQARIKDEQEILMALADVVINLFAMESAVLRAEKILPRLSETKREAVSAAVRSFCFTANEKTASAARKAAFYCEEGDTLAVLLGAVRRFTRYNAVGLLQDKRILAQAVIEAEKYPF, from the coding sequence ATGGCAGCAAGGATATTCAAGGGAGCGGAATTCCTCATAACTGAGACCGGTAAGGACGAGATCTTCGTCCCGGAGGATTTCACGGACGAACAGCGCCAGATCGGGGCCACCACCGAGCAGTTCGTGGCCAACGAGGTGATCCCGGCGCGGGAAGAGATCGAGCACCAGAACTTCGAAAAGGTAGTGCAGTTGCTCAGGCGCTGCGGCGAACTGGGACTCCTGATGATAGACGTGCCCGAGGAGTACGGCGGCCTCGAACTGGACAAGGCGACCAGCATGCTTGCGGCCGAGAAGATCTCCGGCTCGGGCTCCTTTTCCGTAGCCTACTCCGCCCACAGCGGCATCGGCACGCTCCCCCTGGTCTACTACGGCACCGAGGACCAGAAGTCGCGCTACCTCAATAAGCTGACCAGCGGCGAGTGGATCGCGGCTTACTGCCTCACCGAGCCCGATTCGGGGAGCGACGCCCTGGGCGCCAAGGCGAGCGCGATGCTTTCGGCGGACGGGAGCCACTACATCCTCAACGGCACCAAGCAGTTCACCACCAACGGCTCCATAGCCGACCTCTACACCGTCTTCGCCAAGGTGGACAAGGAGCATTTCACCGCCTTCCTGGTGGAGCGGACCATGGAAGGGGTGAGCGTGGGGCCTGAGGAGAAGAAGATGGGGATCAAGGGTTCCTCCACGACCCAGGTCATCCTGGACAACGTCAAGGTCCCCGCCGCGAACGTCCTCGGCGAAATCGGCAAGGGGCATAAGATCGCTTTCAACGTCCTCAACATCGGGCGCTTCAAGCTCGGGGCTGCGGTCACCGGTTCAGCCAAGTTCGCGCTAGCCGACGGGGTGAAATACGCGGTGCTGAGAAAGCAGTTCGGACGTCCCATCGCCTCCTTCGGCGCCATCCAGGAGAAGCTGGCCGACATGGCGGCCGACATCTTCGCCTCGGAAGCGCTGGTCTACCGCCTGGCCGGTCTCATCGACGACCGTCTCGCCACCATCCCCAAGGAGACCGCGAACTACTACGATGCCTACCAGAAAGGGATCGAGGAATACGCCATGGAGTGCGCCATCGCGAAGGTCTTCTGCTCGGAGATGCTCGCCTTCGTGGCGGACCAGGTGGTGCAGATCCACGGTGGCTATGGCTTCATCCAGGAGTACCCCGCCGAACGCTATTACCGCGACGAGCGCATCAACCGCATCTTCGAGGGGACCAACGAGATCAACCGGCTGCTCATCCCGGGCACCCTGCTTACCCGTGCACTGAAGGGGGAGATCCCGCTGCAGCGCGAGGCGATGAAGGCGCTCGACGCGCTCACCACGCCATCCTTCGACGAGCCCGACGACACCGTTCCCTTCGCCGCGGAGAAGGCCTTGCTCTCCGGCCTCAAGCAACTGTTCCTGGTGGTGGCGGGATCGGCGGCGCAGAAGTACCAGGCCCGCATCAAGGACGAGCAGGAGATACTCATGGCGCTCGCGGACGTAGTGATCAACCTGTTCGCCATGGAAAGCGCCGTGCTGCGCGCCGAGAAGATCCTGCCACGCCTGAGCGAAACGAAGCGCGAGGCGGTATCGGCCGCGGTCAGGAGCTTCTGCTTTACCGCCAACGAGAAGACCGCCAGCGCGGCGCGCAAGGCGGCCTTCTACTGCGAGGAAGGGGACACCCTCGCGGTCCTGCTAGGTGCCGTCCGGCGCTTCACGCGCTATAACGCGGTTGGACTGCTCCAGGACAAGCGCATCCTGGCACAGGCGGTGATCGAAGCTGAGAAGTACCCCTTTTAA
- a CDS encoding AMP-dependent synthetase/ligase, giving the protein MEKVPFRSIPDLLRHQANRLDARLAVKYRKQGNWVTLSYSQFFTRALMVARGLRKLGIKPGDKVAILSENRVGWVIADMGILCAGAVTVPVYATNSPEQVEYTLNHGDARIVFISGKSQYRKLLKIKDAIPMVELVVSFERFLGEPSLPLTTFYQLSEIDDPISDQEREELYAVIDAIEPESLMTIIYTSGTTGVPKGVMLSHRNILFDVFATIEKAAVQEGEVFLSFLPLSHVLERCTGYYLPIARGAMIAFADSIEKIAENMLEIQPTIMVCVPRLFEKIHSRIYEHVHQLSLYKRKLFGTVLSIGRRYVHARYIEKKVPLWLAIQHAVADRVVFSKLRERFGNNLKFCSSGGAPLDREINEFFWSIGVPILEGYGLTETSPVVCNNTFGQLRFGSVGTPLGQTDFRVAEDGELLVRGPQVMLGYYKDEAGTREAFSDGWLRTGDIGRIEEGFVVITDRKKDLIVTAGGKNIAPQPIENLLKRDKYISQAYVYGDKRPYLTALLVPTLEKLLEFAQERRIAYTDLEELVVHDPVLELYRQRVEAVNAELAHYETIKNFVLLPRDFTLESGELTPTLKVKRRVISERYKDKIERMYTVAEN; this is encoded by the coding sequence GTGGAAAAGGTGCCATTTCGCTCAATACCCGACCTGCTAAGGCACCAGGCAAACCGGCTGGACGCGAGGCTGGCGGTGAAGTACAGGAAGCAGGGAAACTGGGTCACCCTGAGCTACTCCCAGTTCTTCACTCGCGCCCTCATGGTTGCGCGCGGCCTGCGCAAGCTCGGCATCAAGCCCGGCGACAAGGTCGCCATCCTCTCCGAGAATCGCGTCGGCTGGGTCATCGCCGACATGGGTATCCTCTGCGCCGGCGCGGTCACCGTCCCGGTCTACGCCACCAACTCCCCCGAGCAGGTCGAATACACCCTGAACCACGGCGATGCGCGCATCGTCTTCATCTCCGGGAAGTCACAGTACCGCAAGCTGCTCAAGATCAAGGATGCCATTCCCATGGTGGAACTTGTGGTTTCCTTTGAGCGCTTCCTTGGTGAGCCATCCCTTCCTCTCACCACGTTCTACCAGCTCTCCGAGATAGACGACCCGATCTCCGACCAGGAGCGGGAAGAGCTGTACGCGGTCATCGACGCCATCGAGCCGGAGTCGCTGATGACCATCATCTACACCTCGGGGACCACCGGCGTTCCCAAGGGGGTGATGCTCTCGCACCGGAATATCCTCTTCGACGTGTTCGCCACCATCGAAAAGGCGGCGGTGCAGGAGGGCGAAGTATTCCTGAGCTTTCTGCCGCTAAGCCACGTCCTCGAGCGCTGCACCGGATACTACCTCCCCATCGCCCGGGGTGCGATGATCGCCTTCGCCGACAGCATCGAGAAGATAGCGGAGAACATGCTGGAGATCCAGCCTACCATCATGGTCTGCGTGCCCAGGCTCTTCGAGAAGATCCACTCGCGCATCTACGAGCACGTGCACCAGCTTTCCCTGTACAAGAGGAAGCTTTTCGGGACGGTGCTCTCCATCGGACGCAGGTACGTCCACGCGAGGTACATCGAGAAGAAAGTCCCGCTTTGGCTGGCGATTCAGCACGCCGTCGCCGATCGGGTGGTCTTCAGCAAGCTCAGGGAGCGTTTCGGGAACAACCTCAAATTCTGTTCCAGCGGCGGCGCTCCCCTCGATCGCGAGATCAACGAGTTCTTCTGGAGCATCGGGGTGCCCATCCTGGAGGGTTACGGACTCACCGAAACGAGCCCCGTCGTCTGCAACAACACCTTCGGGCAACTGCGCTTCGGCAGCGTGGGAACCCCGCTTGGCCAGACGGATTTCCGCGTGGCCGAGGACGGGGAACTCCTGGTGCGCGGCCCCCAGGTCATGCTCGGCTACTACAAGGACGAGGCAGGGACCCGGGAGGCCTTCAGCGACGGCTGGCTGAGGACCGGCGACATCGGGCGCATCGAGGAGGGGTTCGTGGTGATCACGGATCGCAAAAAAGACCTGATCGTCACCGCCGGCGGCAAGAACATCGCGCCACAGCCCATCGAGAACCTGCTGAAAAGGGACAAGTACATCTCCCAGGCCTACGTCTACGGGGATAAGAGGCCCTACCTGACCGCGCTCCTCGTGCCGACCCTGGAGAAACTGCTGGAATTCGCCCAGGAGAGGCGGATCGCCTATACGGACCTCGAGGAGCTGGTGGTGCACGATCCGGTCCTCGAACTGTACCGGCAGCGGGTCGAGGCGGTCAACGCCGAGCTGGCCCATTACGAGACCATCAAGAACTTCGTGCTGCTGCCGCGCGACTTTACCCTGGAATCGGGGGAGCTCACCCCGACCCTCAAGGTCAAAAGGCGGGTGATTTCTGAACGTTATAAGGATAAGATAGAGCGGATGTATACCGTCGCGGAGAACTGA
- a CDS encoding acetyl-CoA C-acyltransferase, with the protein MRAAYIVEAVRTPATKAYKGKLKDVRPDDLAAAAIRGLVERTAVDPALIEDVIIGCAFPEGEQGMNVARIAAFKAGIPYQVPCQTVNRFCSSGLQTIASAADRIMAGFADCIIAGGTESMSMIPMGGNKYSANPGLIASWPEAYASMGITAERLVDRYRISREDQDSFALASHQKAARAITEGTFAEETVAVPAQFCSLNRGKLQCREEKIDADDGVRGDTTMEALAKLKPAFKADGTVTAGNSSQMTDGAAAALVVSEDFLKRTGMKPLARFVCFAVRGVPPEIMGIGPVEAVPAALKMAGLTQDRLDLIELNEAFAVQALACMGELGLDPARVNVHGGAIALGHPLGCTGTKLTATLLHEMRRRGSRYGMVTMCIGGGMGAAGVFELS; encoded by the coding sequence ATGCGAGCAGCATATATCGTAGAAGCCGTGCGCACGCCGGCCACCAAGGCCTACAAGGGGAAGCTGAAGGATGTCCGCCCCGACGACCTTGCCGCCGCCGCCATCAGGGGGCTGGTCGAACGGACCGCAGTCGACCCTGCGCTCATCGAGGACGTCATCATCGGCTGCGCCTTTCCGGAAGGGGAGCAGGGGATGAACGTGGCGCGCATCGCCGCCTTCAAGGCGGGCATCCCCTACCAGGTCCCCTGCCAGACAGTGAACCGTTTCTGCTCTTCCGGGTTGCAGACCATCGCCTCGGCGGCGGACCGCATCATGGCCGGTTTCGCCGACTGCATCATCGCCGGGGGGACCGAGAGCATGTCCATGATCCCCATGGGCGGCAACAAGTACAGCGCCAACCCGGGCCTCATCGCCTCCTGGCCGGAGGCCTACGCGTCGATGGGGATCACGGCTGAGCGGCTGGTGGACAGGTACCGCATTTCCCGAGAGGACCAGGACTCCTTTGCCCTGGCCAGTCACCAGAAGGCGGCACGTGCCATAACCGAGGGGACCTTCGCCGAGGAGACCGTCGCGGTGCCGGCCCAGTTCTGCTCGCTGAACCGGGGGAAGCTGCAGTGCCGCGAGGAGAAGATCGATGCCGACGACGGGGTGAGGGGCGACACCACAATGGAGGCCCTGGCGAAGCTTAAGCCCGCGTTCAAGGCAGACGGCACCGTGACCGCAGGGAATTCGTCCCAGATGACCGACGGCGCGGCCGCGGCGCTCGTGGTCTCCGAGGATTTCCTGAAGCGGACCGGGATGAAACCGTTGGCCCGGTTCGTCTGCTTCGCAGTCAGGGGCGTCCCCCCGGAAATCATGGGGATCGGCCCCGTCGAAGCCGTTCCGGCGGCACTGAAGATGGCCGGGCTCACCCAGGACCGGCTCGACCTGATCGAACTCAACGAGGCATTCGCCGTTCAGGCGCTTGCCTGCATGGGTGAGCTTGGGCTCGACCCGGCGCGGGTCAACGTCCACGGCGGCGCTATCGCGCTCGGGCACCCGCTGGGATGCACCGGCACCAAGCTCACCGCGACGCTGCTGCACGAAATGCGGCGGCGCGGGTCGCGCTACGGCATGGTCACCATGTGCATCGGCGGCGGCATGGGTGCCGCAGGCGTCTTCGAGCTGAGCTGA
- a CDS encoding sensor histidine kinase — translation MEVPISNKGRKAGTRNSSGSGGGSDGAKRNGSRSGQQEGGGQPEELGGDCERRLADAQRELGRLNEELARQKASADNLGRELETFSYSVSHDLRAPLRHLIGFSNALLEDYGEGLEPTAHSYLDCIVRAGRKMEALVDALLALSRIGRQDMTLLNLDLSQMANSYAACIREADPGRKVTFSIPERLPAHGDAVLLRTALEHLLENAWKFTARKESATIELGSRKDGDEVVYFVRDNGAGFDMRFADRLFGPFQRMHREEEFPGMGIGLAIVQRIINRHCGRIWAEAEVNEGATFYFTLGS, via the coding sequence ATGGAAGTGCCTATCAGCAATAAAGGACGCAAGGCAGGCACCCGCAACAGTTCCGGCAGCGGTGGTGGCAGCGATGGAGCGAAGCGCAACGGCTCACGGTCCGGGCAGCAGGAGGGTGGCGGCCAGCCGGAAGAACTCGGCGGCGACTGTGAAAGAAGGCTCGCCGATGCGCAGCGGGAACTGGGCCGGTTGAACGAGGAGTTGGCCAGGCAAAAGGCCAGCGCGGACAACCTGGGCAGGGAACTGGAAACCTTCAGCTACTCCGTTTCCCACGACCTGCGCGCACCGCTGCGGCACCTGATCGGTTTCAGCAACGCCCTGCTTGAGGATTACGGTGAAGGGCTGGAACCGACCGCCCACAGCTACCTGGACTGCATCGTACGTGCGGGGCGCAAGATGGAGGCACTCGTTGACGCGCTGCTCGCTTTGTCGCGCATCGGGCGCCAGGACATGACCCTGTTGAACCTCGATCTAAGCCAGATGGCCAACAGCTACGCCGCCTGCATCAGGGAAGCGGACCCGGGCAGAAAGGTGACCTTCAGCATCCCTGAGCGGCTCCCCGCGCACGGGGACGCGGTGCTGTTGCGGACCGCCCTGGAGCATCTTTTGGAGAACGCCTGGAAATTCACCGCCCGGAAGGAGTCCGCCACCATAGAGCTCGGGAGCAGAAAAGACGGGGATGAGGTGGTCTATTTCGTACGGGACAATGGCGCCGGATTCGACATGCGCTTCGCCGACCGCCTTTTCGGGCCGTTCCAGCGCATGCACCGCGAAGAGGAGTTCCCCGGCATGGGCATAGGACTTGCCATCGTGCAGAGGATCATCAACCGTCACTGCGGGAGGATCTGGGCGGAGGCGGAGGTGAACGAGGGCGCCACCTTCTACTTCACCCTTGGCAGCTGA
- a CDS encoding 3-hydroxyacyl-CoA dehydrogenase/enoyl-CoA hydratase family protein, whose product MKQMNKVAVLGAGVMGAAIAAHLANAGIEVLLFDLVPEQAKGSQDKALRNLIADQALAALVKSRPAPLYAPEYADWIETGNFDDDSHRLGECDWVIEVVLENLEVKKRLFLEHVVPNLNESAILSSNTSGLSVNELAQALPADVRRRFMVTHFFNPPRYMRLMEMVPCRETDPNLLRSMASFLDKRLGKGVVFAKDTPNFIANRIGTYAGAATWRHMVEMGLTVEEADVITGQALARPKTATFALWDLVGIDTVVRVMDNSYQLLTGDDERELFRVPESTRRMVAEGLTGKKGKGGFFKRESVDGASVKLCYDPETGAYRDCVSPKFASVGAAKQVDDPGTRVKTLLQGSDKAADFAWRTLRDTLIYTAKRIPEIADDVVNVDNAMKWGYNWDLGPFELLDALGVASFVARADRDGVQVPQFLREVDSFYRVEQGKRYFYSVIDKKYREVSLTRGQVSLTLLKSAGGVVEKNAAASLIDIGDGIFCLEFHSKMNTIGADTLSMIQKGLRRSESDGIGMVIANEGSLFSAGANLMLIAMACAEGAWDDLNLTVKSFQRAMMAIKYSRIPVVAAPHSLVMGGGCETCLHADAINAHAETYMGLVEIGVGLIPAGGGTKEMALRAVRLAEANGADVTPFLIKNYQNIAMARVSGSATELKAMGLMRPGDGITLALDRRIHDAKLKAISLAANYRPGRPETAVKAPGRSIAASIKSQLWNLEQGGFISGYDHYLASGIADVITGGDLPGGTMITEEFLLDLERETFLKFCGQKKTQERIQHMLKKGRPLRN is encoded by the coding sequence ATGAAACAGATGAACAAGGTTGCCGTGTTGGGTGCCGGTGTCATGGGCGCGGCCATCGCCGCGCATCTCGCCAATGCGGGCATAGAGGTCCTGCTTTTCGACCTGGTGCCGGAACAAGCCAAGGGATCGCAGGACAAAGCGCTGCGCAACCTGATCGCCGACCAGGCGCTCGCGGCCCTGGTTAAAAGCAGGCCCGCCCCCCTCTACGCTCCGGAGTACGCCGACTGGATCGAGACCGGCAACTTCGATGACGACAGCCACCGGCTCGGGGAGTGCGACTGGGTCATCGAGGTGGTGCTGGAAAACCTCGAGGTGAAGAAGCGGCTCTTCCTGGAGCACGTGGTCCCGAACCTCAATGAGAGCGCTATCCTCTCCAGCAACACCAGCGGGCTTTCCGTGAATGAGCTGGCGCAGGCGCTCCCGGCGGACGTCAGGCGCCGCTTCATGGTGACCCACTTCTTCAACCCGCCGCGCTACATGCGCCTGATGGAGATGGTCCCCTGCCGGGAAACCGATCCCAACCTGCTGCGCAGCATGGCCTCCTTCCTGGACAAGCGGCTGGGCAAGGGGGTGGTGTTCGCCAAGGACACCCCCAACTTCATCGCCAACCGCATCGGCACCTACGCCGGCGCCGCCACCTGGCGGCACATGGTTGAGATGGGACTCACCGTGGAGGAGGCCGACGTAATCACCGGCCAGGCCCTGGCCCGCCCCAAAACCGCCACCTTTGCCCTCTGGGACCTGGTGGGGATCGACACGGTGGTGCGGGTCATGGACAACAGCTACCAGCTTTTGACCGGCGACGACGAGCGGGAACTGTTCCGGGTCCCGGAAAGCACGCGCCGCATGGTCGCAGAAGGGCTGACCGGCAAGAAAGGGAAGGGGGGCTTCTTCAAGCGGGAGAGCGTGGACGGCGCCAGCGTCAAACTCTGCTACGACCCGGAAACGGGCGCCTACCGCGACTGCGTCTCCCCGAAATTCGCCTCGGTAGGGGCCGCAAAACAGGTCGACGACCCGGGCACCCGGGTGAAGACGCTGCTTCAGGGAAGCGACAAGGCCGCCGACTTCGCCTGGAGGACGCTGCGCGACACCCTGATCTACACCGCGAAACGGATCCCGGAGATCGCGGATGACGTGGTCAACGTGGACAACGCCATGAAGTGGGGGTACAACTGGGACCTCGGCCCCTTCGAACTCCTGGACGCCCTGGGCGTCGCCTCCTTCGTGGCCCGCGCCGACCGCGACGGCGTCCAGGTACCGCAGTTTCTGCGCGAGGTGGACAGCTTCTACCGTGTGGAGCAGGGGAAGCGCTACTTCTACAGCGTCATCGACAAGAAGTACCGCGAGGTGTCGCTTACCCGCGGCCAGGTCTCGCTCACCCTTTTGAAGAGTGCCGGCGGCGTCGTCGAAAAGAATGCGGCAGCCTCGCTCATCGACATCGGCGACGGCATCTTCTGCCTCGAATTCCACTCCAAGATGAACACCATCGGCGCTGACACCCTGAGCATGATCCAGAAAGGGCTACGCCGCAGCGAGTCCGACGGCATCGGCATGGTGATCGCCAACGAGGGAAGCCTCTTCTCGGCCGGGGCGAACCTGATGCTGATCGCCATGGCCTGCGCCGAAGGAGCCTGGGACGATCTGAACCTCACCGTGAAATCGTTCCAGCGCGCCATGATGGCGATCAAGTATTCCCGCATCCCGGTGGTCGCCGCTCCCCACAGTCTGGTCATGGGGGGAGGGTGCGAGACCTGCCTCCATGCCGACGCCATCAACGCCCACGCCGAAACCTACATGGGGCTCGTCGAGATCGGAGTCGGGCTCATCCCCGCCGGCGGCGGCACCAAGGAAATGGCACTCAGGGCGGTCCGGCTCGCCGAGGCCAACGGCGCCGACGTCACCCCGTTTCTCATCAAGAACTACCAGAACATCGCCATGGCCAGGGTGAGCGGCTCCGCCACCGAATTGAAGGCCATGGGGCTCATGCGCCCCGGCGACGGCATCACCCTCGCCCTGGACCGCCGCATCCATGACGCCAAGCTGAAGGCGATCTCCCTTGCGGCTAACTACCGCCCGGGCAGACCAGAGACGGCAGTAAAAGCACCGGGGCGTAGCATCGCCGCCAGCATAAAGAGCCAGCTCTGGAACCTGGAACAGGGAGGCTTCATATCCGGTTACGATCACTACCTCGCCTCGGGCATAGCCGACGTCATCACCGGCGGCGACCTCCCGGGCGGGACCATGATCACAGAGGAGTTTCTGCTCGATCTCGAGCGTGAGACCTTCCTCAAATTCTGCGGTCAAAAAAAGACCCAGGAGCGCATCCAGCACATGTTGAAAAAGGGTAGACCGCTCAGGAACTAG
- a CDS encoding GntR family transcriptional regulator, translating into MRKTCQMVEKALVDGMLSGEFKPGRPLLSERDLAARFEVSRATVREALQKLQDAGWISVQQRHCTIVKDFWSQGDLEILSSITRNSEPFPYDLATHLLELRVQFAPDYARRAVENDAAGLAAVLRKAEKLRNCSSALVKFDWELHLAMAVMSGNRIYPLMLNSFAGVYSKLRSALFSKDKHRLQLRDYYRELLAAANAGNSLLAENITRGAMMLRLSDFKLYFGSLAQDCPAPA; encoded by the coding sequence ATGAGGAAAACCTGCCAGATGGTGGAGAAGGCATTGGTTGACGGGATGTTGAGTGGGGAGTTCAAGCCGGGAAGGCCGCTGCTGAGCGAGCGGGACCTGGCCGCTCGTTTCGAGGTCAGCAGGGCAACGGTGCGGGAGGCGCTGCAAAAGCTGCAGGACGCGGGATGGATATCGGTGCAGCAGCGGCATTGCACCATCGTGAAGGACTTCTGGTCGCAGGGGGACCTGGAAATTCTCTCCTCGATCACCCGCAACAGCGAGCCTTTCCCCTACGACCTCGCCACGCATCTGCTCGAGCTGAGGGTTCAGTTCGCTCCTGATTACGCCCGCAGGGCGGTCGAGAACGACGCGGCCGGGTTGGCTGCGGTGCTGCGCAAAGCGGAAAAGCTGCGCAACTGCTCGTCCGCACTGGTGAAGTTCGATTGGGAACTGCATCTGGCCATGGCGGTGATGTCGGGCAACCGCATCTACCCCCTGATGCTGAACAGCTTTGCCGGCGTCTATTCCAAACTCAGGTCGGCGCTTTTTTCCAAGGACAAACACCGGCTGCAACTGCGTGACTACTACCGTGAGCTACTGGCGGCCGCCAACGCGGGCAACTCCCTGCTGGCGGAAAACATCACCCGGGGGGCCATGATGTTGAGGCTGAGCGATTTCAAGCTGTACTTCGGATCGCTCGCCCAGGATTGTCCCGCCCCGGCCTAG